From the Leifsonia sp. AG29 genome, one window contains:
- a CDS encoding DUF4233 domain-containing protein, with the protein MTDPSPGPEDESPDPGAEGAPAGRQRRPRSLRESLGAIVLGFEVLVVFLGALVLFGLKSLPAPLALGGGAALVLLMIVAIALLRYPVGVILGWLVQLIVVAAGFLVPAFFIVGAIFTAMWTYCMITASRLERTANRTENP; encoded by the coding sequence GTGACCGACCCGTCGCCCGGGCCCGAGGACGAGTCGCCGGATCCCGGGGCCGAGGGAGCACCGGCGGGGCGTCAGCGACGGCCGCGGTCGCTCCGCGAGTCGCTCGGCGCGATCGTGCTCGGCTTCGAGGTGCTCGTGGTCTTCCTGGGGGCCCTCGTGCTGTTCGGGCTGAAGTCCCTCCCCGCGCCGCTCGCGCTCGGCGGAGGGGCAGCGCTCGTCCTGCTCATGATCGTCGCCATCGCGCTGCTCCGGTACCCGGTCGGGGTCATCCTGGGCTGGTTGGTCCAGCTGATCGTGGTCGCCGCCGGATTCCTCGTGCCCGCCTTCTTCATCGTGGGAGCGATCTTCACCGCGATGTGGACCTACTGCATGATCACCGCCTCCCGTCTAGAACGAACCGCCAACCGAACGGAGAACCCATGA
- the ndk gene encoding nucleoside-diphosphate kinase produces MTTAVEETLVLIKPDGVARNLTGEILRRIEAKGYSLVDLRMLQADRELLAKHYAEHEGKPFYEPLVEFMESGPIVAIRLAGNRVIEGFRSLAGATDPTTALPGTIRGDLARDWGLKVQQNLVHGSDSPESAQRELALWFG; encoded by the coding sequence ATGACCACCGCCGTCGAAGAGACCCTCGTCCTCATCAAGCCCGACGGGGTCGCCCGCAACCTCACGGGCGAGATCCTCCGCCGCATCGAGGCGAAGGGGTACTCGCTCGTCGACCTGCGGATGCTCCAGGCCGACCGCGAGCTGCTCGCGAAGCACTACGCCGAGCACGAGGGCAAGCCGTTCTACGAGCCGCTCGTCGAGTTCATGGAGTCGGGGCCGATCGTCGCGATCCGCCTCGCGGGCAACCGCGTCATCGAGGGCTTCCGCTCTCTCGCCGGCGCCACCGACCCGACCACGGCCCTTCCGGGCACCATCCGCGGCGACCTCGCGCGCGACTGGGGACTCAAGGTCCAGCAGAACCTCGTGCACGGCTCCGACTCGCCCGAGTCCGCTCAGCGCGAGCTCGCGCTGTGGTTCGGCTGA
- a CDS encoding vitamin K epoxide reductase family protein produces MPDSSAEAVAYRRPTALAVFLIVAGLIGLWAAFMLTVDKFTILENPKAQLSCNFSVLVGCSKNLASWQGSLLGFPNPILGLGGWTATIAVGAGLLANRARFARWYWLAFNAGVVLALALVIFLITASVTDLRVLCPWCMVTWSVTIPTFWAVTLYNLKEGHLPVPPRARRFFASLYGWVPLITVVCYVVVAIIAQIELDWIHRAFV; encoded by the coding sequence GTGCCAGACAGTTCAGCCGAGGCGGTCGCGTACCGCCGCCCGACCGCTCTCGCCGTCTTCCTGATCGTCGCCGGGCTCATCGGCCTGTGGGCCGCCTTCATGCTCACCGTCGACAAGTTCACGATCCTCGAGAACCCGAAGGCGCAGCTGTCCTGCAACTTCAGCGTGCTCGTGGGCTGCTCGAAGAACCTCGCCTCGTGGCAGGGGTCCCTCCTCGGTTTCCCGAATCCGATCCTCGGTCTCGGCGGGTGGACGGCCACGATCGCGGTCGGCGCCGGCCTCCTCGCGAACCGCGCCCGGTTCGCGCGCTGGTACTGGCTGGCCTTCAACGCCGGCGTCGTGCTCGCCCTGGCCCTCGTGATCTTCCTCATCACGGCCTCCGTCACCGATCTCCGGGTGCTCTGCCCGTGGTGCATGGTGACGTGGTCGGTGACGATCCCCACCTTCTGGGCCGTGACGCTCTACAACCTCAAGGAGGGACACCTCCCGGTGCCACCGCGGGCCCGGCGCTTCTTCGCCAGCCTGTACGGCTGGGTGCCCCTCATCACGGTGGTCTGCTATGTGGTCGTGGCGATCATCGCCCAGATCGAGCTCGACTGGATCCACCGCGCCTTCGTCTGA
- a CDS encoding Rne/Rng family ribonuclease — protein sequence MVENENIDNTNGSDSETGGRRRRGLFGTRRVVKRHEPAADAVGQDFGAGAETAVPNADAVSAAAPSADEHAETEHVPVPETPATDQGTPGGDASATPAGVVPAGPIEPPALPEKHGEEEAIASAAAPGLPPTTLVFQAPDLPPLPPLPEAEEPAGTVRRRSRRRAGEPGRDNGSDPANTVVKVRTPREPELITEPQKVKGSTRLEAKKQRRRDGRDAGRRRPVITEAEFLARRESVDRQMVVRSKGGRIQIGVLEDKVLVEHYVARSQEASLIGNVYLGRVQNVLPSMEAAFVDIGRGRNAVLYSGEVDWDAVETGNQPRRIELALKPGDRVLVQVTKDPVGHKGARLTSQISLPGRYLVYVPNGSMNGISRKLPDTERARLKKILKEVLPESAGVIVRTAAEGATEEQLTLDVTRLTAQWADISKQVETVQAPTLLHSEPDLLIKIIRDVFNEDFQKLIIAGDDARQTIESYLRQVAPDLLDRVEPYTGDRDAFDEYRITEQIEKALERKVWLPSGGSLVIDRTEAMTVVDVNTGKFVGSGGNLEETVTKNNLEAAEEIVRQLRLRDIGGIIVVDFIDMVLESNRDLVLRRLIECLSRDRTKHQVAEVTSLGLVQMTRKKLGLGLLETFSEACEVCAGRGVIVHHDPVVKHRQPQQQPTERRRGRGNGGNGAPAAASSGPSGAPHAGTHAITDDAKNALAQIAASTIHAHHEEHEAEAPSGVAATSAASAPLETAAAEGAGPEQREGASKRRRRKGKGAPQPEAQQDAETAVAENGTEPGPAEAQTEDAEHDGFVPLIELPLPEPAAAPAVTRPSPEETELLLDSVLDALPAPKEPGQGRSRSRRASTAVIAGGELASSGE from the coding sequence ATGGTGGAAAACGAGAATATCGACAACACGAACGGATCCGACAGCGAGACGGGAGGGCGCCGGCGACGGGGCCTCTTCGGAACGCGACGCGTGGTGAAGCGGCACGAGCCCGCGGCAGACGCTGTCGGGCAGGACTTCGGCGCGGGTGCCGAGACCGCCGTGCCGAACGCGGACGCCGTGAGCGCCGCGGCGCCGAGCGCGGACGAGCACGCCGAGACCGAGCACGTCCCGGTGCCGGAGACGCCCGCCACTGATCAGGGCACCCCTGGAGGCGACGCTTCTGCGACGCCGGCGGGCGTCGTCCCGGCCGGTCCCATCGAGCCGCCCGCCCTTCCGGAGAAGCACGGCGAGGAAGAGGCCATCGCGTCGGCCGCCGCTCCCGGCCTGCCGCCGACCACACTGGTCTTCCAAGCCCCCGACCTCCCGCCGCTGCCGCCCCTCCCCGAGGCGGAGGAGCCCGCGGGCACCGTGCGGCGCCGCTCGCGCCGCCGCGCCGGCGAACCAGGCCGCGACAACGGCTCCGACCCGGCGAACACCGTCGTGAAGGTCCGCACGCCCCGCGAGCCGGAGCTCATCACCGAGCCCCAGAAGGTCAAGGGCTCCACGCGCCTCGAGGCGAAGAAGCAGCGCCGCCGCGACGGGCGTGACGCCGGCCGCCGCCGCCCCGTCATCACCGAGGCCGAGTTCCTCGCGCGCCGCGAGTCGGTGGACCGGCAGATGGTCGTCCGCTCCAAGGGCGGCCGCATCCAGATCGGCGTGCTCGAGGACAAGGTCCTCGTCGAGCACTACGTCGCCCGCTCGCAGGAGGCCTCCCTCATCGGGAACGTCTACCTCGGGCGCGTCCAGAACGTGCTCCCGAGCATGGAGGCGGCCTTCGTCGACATCGGCCGCGGACGCAACGCCGTGCTCTACTCGGGCGAGGTCGACTGGGACGCCGTCGAGACCGGCAACCAGCCGCGCCGCATCGAGCTCGCGCTCAAGCCCGGCGACCGCGTGCTCGTCCAGGTCACGAAGGACCCCGTCGGTCACAAGGGTGCTCGGCTGACCAGCCAGATCTCCCTCCCCGGGCGGTATCTCGTCTACGTCCCCAACGGCTCGATGAACGGGATCTCCCGCAAGCTCCCGGACACCGAGCGCGCGCGCCTCAAGAAGATCCTCAAGGAGGTCCTCCCCGAGAGCGCGGGCGTCATCGTCCGCACCGCGGCCGAGGGCGCCACCGAGGAGCAGCTGACGCTCGACGTCACCCGGCTGACCGCGCAGTGGGCCGACATCAGCAAGCAGGTCGAGACCGTCCAGGCCCCGACGCTCCTGCACAGCGAGCCGGACCTCCTGATCAAGATCATCCGCGACGTCTTCAACGAGGACTTCCAGAAGCTGATCATCGCCGGCGACGACGCCCGCCAGACCATCGAGAGCTACCTGAGGCAGGTCGCCCCCGACCTGCTCGACCGCGTGGAGCCGTACACCGGCGACCGCGACGCGTTCGACGAGTACCGCATCACCGAGCAGATCGAGAAGGCGCTCGAACGCAAGGTGTGGCTGCCCTCCGGCGGCTCCCTCGTCATCGACCGCACCGAGGCCATGACCGTGGTCGACGTCAACACCGGCAAGTTCGTCGGCTCCGGCGGCAACCTGGAGGAGACGGTCACCAAGAACAACCTGGAGGCGGCCGAGGAGATCGTCCGGCAGCTGCGGCTCCGCGACATCGGCGGCATCATCGTCGTGGACTTCATCGACATGGTCCTCGAGTCGAACCGCGACCTCGTCCTCCGGCGCCTGATCGAGTGCCTGAGCCGTGACCGGACCAAGCACCAGGTGGCCGAGGTCACGTCGCTCGGCCTCGTCCAGATGACCCGGAAGAAGCTCGGCCTCGGGCTTCTCGAGACGTTCAGCGAGGCGTGCGAGGTCTGCGCGGGCCGCGGGGTCATCGTCCACCACGACCCGGTCGTGAAGCACCGCCAGCCGCAGCAGCAGCCCACCGAGCGCCGACGGGGCCGCGGCAACGGCGGCAACGGCGCGCCCGCGGCCGCGAGCTCCGGTCCGAGCGGAGCCCCGCACGCGGGGACTCACGCCATCACCGACGACGCGAAGAACGCCCTGGCCCAGATCGCCGCCTCCACCATCCACGCGCATCACGAGGAGCACGAAGCGGAGGCGCCGTCGGGCGTTGCCGCGACGTCCGCGGCGTCCGCGCCGCTGGAGACCGCCGCCGCCGAGGGCGCCGGCCCCGAGCAGCGCGAGGGCGCGTCGAAGCGCCGCCGTCGCAAGGGCAAGGGCGCACCACAGCCCGAGGCCCAGCAGGACGCCGAGACCGCCGTTGCGGAGAACGGCACCGAGCCGGGGCCGGCTGAGGCGCAGACAGAGGACGCTGAGCACGACGGTTTCGTCCCGCTCATCGAGCTGCCGCTGCCCGAGCCGGCCGCCGCCCCTGCCGTGACGCGTCCCTCCCCGGAGGAGACGGAGCTGCTCCTCGATTCGGTTCTCGACGCGCTTCCCGCGCCGAAGGAGCCCGGTCAGGGCCGCAGCCGGAGCCGTCGCGCCAGCACGGCGGTCATCGCCGGCGGAGAACTGGCGTCCTCGGGCGAATGA
- a CDS encoding DUF4031 domain-containing protein, which translates to MTVLIDPPAWPAHGMLWSHLVSDASLEELHAFASANGIQRRAFDLDHYDVPDRRYDELVAAGAKPVGGKELVQRLIASGLRVPARDRFPHRH; encoded by the coding sequence ATGACGGTGCTGATCGATCCCCCGGCATGGCCGGCGCACGGCATGTTGTGGTCGCACCTGGTCAGCGACGCGTCGCTCGAGGAACTGCACGCCTTCGCGTCCGCGAACGGCATCCAGCGCCGCGCGTTCGACCTCGACCACTACGACGTTCCGGACCGGCGCTACGACGAGCTCGTGGCCGCAGGAGCCAAGCCGGTCGGCGGCAAGGAGCTCGTGCAGCGGCTCATCGCGAGCGGGCTCCGGGTGCCGGCGCGGGATCGGTTCCCGCACCGGCACTGA
- the rplU gene encoding 50S ribosomal protein L21 → MVYAVVRAGGRQEKVEVGTIVTMDRIKAREDGTVELAPVLLVDGDKITSDAKSLAKVTVTAEVLGDLRGPKIVIQKFKNKTGYKKRQGHRQELTRVKITGIK, encoded by the coding sequence GTGGTTTACGCAGTTGTGCGCGCCGGAGGCCGGCAGGAGAAGGTCGAGGTCGGCACCATCGTGACGATGGACCGCATCAAGGCCCGCGAGGACGGCACCGTCGAGCTGGCGCCCGTGCTGCTGGTCGACGGTGACAAGATCACCTCCGACGCCAAGTCGCTGGCCAAGGTCACGGTCACCGCCGAGGTGCTGGGCGACCTCCGCGGTCCGAAGATCGTCATCCAGAAGTTCAAGAACAAGACCGGCTACAAGAAGCGCCAGGGCCACCGTCAGGAGCTCACGCGCGTCAAGATCACCGGCATCAAGTAG
- the rpmA gene encoding 50S ribosomal protein L27 codes for MAHKKGASSTRNGRDSNAQRLGVKRFGGQTVNAGEILVRQRGTHFHPGVNVGRGGDDTLFALAAGAVEFGTKGGRKVVNIVAAEA; via the coding sequence ATGGCACACAAAAAGGGAGCGAGCTCCACTCGCAACGGCCGCGACTCCAACGCGCAGCGCCTCGGCGTGAAGCGCTTCGGCGGCCAGACCGTCAACGCCGGCGAGATCCTCGTCCGCCAGCGCGGCACCCACTTCCACCCCGGTGTGAACGTGGGCCGCGGCGGCGACGACACGCTGTTCGCGCTGGCCGCGGGCGCGGTCGAGTTCGGCACCAAGGGCGGCCGCAAGGTCGTCAACATCGTGGCCGCCGAGGCCTGA
- the obgE gene encoding GTPase ObgE produces MATFVDRVTLHLRAGNGGNGCVSVRREKFKPLAGPDGGNGGDGGDIVLVADPQVTTLLGYHRHPHQSSENGGFGMGDHRSGHTGADLELPVPVGTVVKDADGTELVDLTEPGMRFVAAPGGVGGLGNAALANPKRKAPGFALLGTPGWEGDILLELKTVADIALVGYPSAGKSSLIAALSAAKPKIADYPFTTLHPNLGVVQAGDVRYTVADVPGLIEGASEGRGLGLEFLRHVERCSALLHVLDCATLDPGRDPISDLDVILAELAAYPVPEGQRPLLERPQLIALNKVDVPDARELAEFVRPELEQRGYRVFEISTVSHEGLRQLSFALAELVEHARAEQARLEEVRPRLVMRPKAVDDAAFQVKVEGGSDGPVYRILGGKPERWVAQTDFANDEAVGYLADRLAKLGVEDELVRAGAVAGSTVVIGRHNGVVFDWEPTLTSTAELIASPRGTDTRLDGNQRPTRAQRREDYFDRMDAKAEAREQLLRERDAGLWQDDTYDDNALDAAHGGEKGPDRE; encoded by the coding sequence ATGGCGACGTTCGTGGATCGCGTGACGTTGCATCTGCGAGCCGGCAACGGCGGCAACGGGTGCGTCTCCGTGCGGCGGGAGAAGTTCAAGCCGCTCGCTGGGCCCGACGGCGGCAACGGAGGCGACGGCGGCGACATCGTGCTCGTCGCCGACCCTCAGGTGACGACCCTCCTCGGCTATCACCGCCACCCGCACCAGTCGAGCGAGAACGGCGGGTTCGGGATGGGCGACCACCGCAGCGGCCACACCGGCGCCGATCTCGAGCTTCCGGTCCCGGTCGGCACGGTGGTGAAGGACGCTGACGGCACCGAGCTCGTCGACCTCACCGAACCCGGAATGCGGTTCGTCGCGGCGCCGGGCGGCGTCGGCGGTCTCGGCAACGCCGCGCTGGCGAACCCGAAGCGCAAGGCGCCCGGCTTCGCCCTGCTCGGCACGCCGGGCTGGGAGGGGGACATCCTCCTCGAGCTGAAGACCGTGGCCGACATCGCCCTGGTCGGCTACCCGTCCGCCGGCAAGTCGAGCCTCATCGCGGCGCTGTCCGCCGCGAAGCCGAAGATCGCCGACTACCCGTTCACGACCCTCCACCCCAACCTCGGCGTCGTGCAGGCCGGCGACGTCCGCTACACGGTGGCCGATGTCCCGGGGCTCATCGAGGGCGCCAGCGAAGGGCGCGGCCTCGGGCTGGAGTTCCTCCGCCATGTCGAGCGCTGCTCCGCACTGCTGCACGTGCTCGACTGCGCGACGCTCGATCCCGGGCGCGACCCGATCAGCGACCTCGACGTCATCCTCGCCGAGCTCGCCGCCTACCCGGTGCCGGAAGGGCAGCGGCCGCTCCTCGAGCGCCCGCAGCTCATCGCCCTCAACAAGGTCGACGTGCCCGACGCCCGCGAGCTCGCCGAGTTCGTGCGTCCCGAGCTCGAGCAGCGCGGCTACCGCGTGTTCGAGATCTCGACCGTGAGCCACGAGGGCCTGCGCCAGCTGTCGTTCGCGCTCGCCGAGCTCGTCGAGCACGCCCGCGCCGAGCAGGCGCGGCTCGAGGAGGTCCGCCCCCGGCTCGTCATGCGGCCCAAGGCGGTCGACGACGCGGCGTTCCAGGTCAAGGTCGAGGGCGGCTCGGACGGCCCCGTGTACCGCATCCTCGGAGGCAAGCCCGAGCGCTGGGTGGCGCAGACCGACTTCGCCAACGACGAGGCCGTGGGCTACCTCGCCGACCGGCTCGCGAAGCTCGGCGTCGAGGACGAGCTCGTGCGCGCCGGAGCGGTCGCGGGCTCGACGGTCGTGATCGGCCGGCACAACGGGGTGGTCTTCGACTGGGAGCCGACCCTCACCTCCACCGCCGAGCTCATCGCGTCGCCGCGCGGCACCGATACGCGTCTCGACGGCAACCAGCGTCCGACCCGCGCGCAGCGGCGCGAGGACTACTTCGACCGCATGGACGCCAAGGCGGAGGCGCGCGAGCAGCTGCTCCGCGAGCGCGACGCCGGCCTCTGGCAGGACGACACGTACGACGACAACGCCTTGGACGCTGCGCACGGCGGCGAGAAGGGCCCCGACCGGGAATGA
- the proB gene encoding glutamate 5-kinase produces the protein MTIDDRSLIPSARRIVVKVGSSSISGDNAGQIGPLVDALAEAHGRGTQVVLVSSGAIATGIPYLSLTERPTDLPTQQAAAAVGQNVLIYRYQDSLDRFGIVAGQVLLTAGDMENATHRGNAKRAMERLLDLRILPIVNENDTVATHEIRFGDNDRLAALVALLIDADLLVLLSDVDALYTKPPQEPGAVRIDRVAWDDELEGVEIGSTGLSGVGTGGALTKVSAARQAAEHGTAVVLTSATLVAEALRGAPVGTWFEPAPGELDADDAAAS, from the coding sequence ATGACCATCGACGACCGCAGCCTGATCCCTTCCGCCCGCCGCATCGTCGTCAAGGTCGGGAGCTCCTCGATCAGCGGCGACAACGCCGGGCAGATCGGGCCGCTCGTCGACGCGTTGGCGGAGGCGCACGGCCGCGGCACGCAGGTCGTCCTGGTCTCGTCGGGCGCCATCGCCACCGGCATCCCGTACCTCTCGCTCACGGAGCGCCCCACCGACCTGCCGACCCAGCAGGCGGCGGCGGCCGTCGGTCAGAACGTGCTCATCTACCGCTACCAGGACAGCCTCGACCGCTTCGGGATCGTCGCCGGGCAGGTGCTGCTCACCGCGGGGGACATGGAGAACGCGACGCACCGCGGCAACGCCAAGCGCGCGATGGAGCGGCTGCTCGATCTGCGGATCCTCCCGATCGTCAACGAGAACGACACCGTCGCCACCCACGAGATCCGGTTCGGCGACAACGACCGCCTGGCCGCGCTCGTCGCGCTCCTGATCGACGCCGATCTGCTCGTGCTGCTGTCGGACGTCGATGCGCTCTATACGAAGCCGCCGCAGGAGCCGGGCGCCGTCCGCATCGACCGCGTCGCCTGGGACGACGAGCTCGAGGGCGTCGAGATCGGCTCGACCGGCCTGTCCGGCGTGGGCACCGGGGGAGCGCTCACCAAGGTGTCCGCCGCACGTCAGGCCGCCGAGCACGGCACCGCGGTGGTGCTCACCTCGGCCACACTCGTCGCCGAGGCGCTGCGAGGTGCGCCCGTGGGCACGTGGTTCGAACCGGCGCCTGGCGAACTCGACGCCGACGACGCCGCGGCGTCCTAG
- a CDS encoding glutamate-5-semialdehyde dehydrogenase yields MSQTTAPVSLEHRLTAAKEASLTLATATTEQKNTALRAIAEGVLSASSRIVEANELDLANGRDNGLSAGLLDRLTLSPARIHGLADAVVEIVGLTDPVGEAVRGSSLPNGVKITQVRVPFGVVGAIYEARPNVTVDIAALALKSGNAAVLRGGSAAIQTNRVLVDVIREALASTGLPADAVQTIDDFGREGASELMRARGLVDVLIPRGSAELIQTVVSQSTVPVIETGAGVVHIVLDESAPEAWAVDIVRNAKVQRPSVCNAVETLLVHRGAADRLLPPVLSALVEAGVTIHADERSIGYAAGAVPVTEEDWATEHMSLDISVKVVDDLGEAIDHIRRYSTQHTESIITNDLANAERFLAEVDSAVVMVNASTRFTDGGEFGFGAEVGISTQKLHARGPMGLPELTSTKWIVRGSGQIRH; encoded by the coding sequence ATGTCACAGACCACCGCGCCGGTCTCCCTCGAGCACAGGCTGACGGCCGCCAAGGAGGCGTCGCTCACCCTTGCCACGGCGACCACGGAGCAGAAGAACACTGCGCTCCGCGCCATCGCGGAGGGCGTGCTGTCCGCGTCCTCTCGCATCGTGGAGGCGAACGAGCTCGACCTCGCCAACGGTCGCGACAACGGCCTCTCAGCCGGTCTGCTCGACCGGCTCACCCTGAGCCCCGCCCGCATCCACGGCCTCGCCGACGCGGTCGTCGAGATCGTCGGCCTGACCGACCCGGTCGGGGAGGCGGTGCGCGGCAGCTCCCTCCCGAACGGCGTCAAGATCACCCAGGTCCGAGTCCCGTTCGGGGTGGTCGGGGCGATCTACGAGGCGCGCCCGAACGTGACCGTGGACATCGCGGCGCTCGCTCTGAAGAGCGGCAACGCGGCCGTGCTCCGCGGAGGGAGCGCGGCGATCCAGACCAACCGCGTCCTCGTCGACGTCATCCGGGAGGCGCTGGCGTCGACCGGTCTCCCTGCGGACGCGGTCCAGACGATCGACGACTTCGGCCGCGAAGGCGCGTCCGAGCTCATGCGGGCGCGCGGGCTCGTCGACGTGCTGATCCCGCGCGGCAGTGCCGAGCTCATCCAGACCGTCGTCTCCCAGTCGACGGTCCCCGTGATCGAGACGGGCGCGGGCGTGGTCCACATCGTGCTCGACGAGAGCGCCCCGGAGGCGTGGGCTGTCGACATCGTCCGCAACGCCAAGGTGCAGCGGCCGAGCGTCTGCAACGCGGTCGAGACGCTGCTCGTCCACCGCGGCGCCGCCGACCGCCTCCTCCCTCCCGTCCTCTCGGCGCTCGTGGAGGCCGGCGTCACGATCCACGCGGACGAGCGCTCGATCGGCTACGCCGCTGGTGCGGTGCCCGTCACCGAGGAGGACTGGGCCACAGAGCACATGAGCCTCGACATCTCGGTCAAGGTCGTCGACGACCTGGGGGAGGCGATCGACCACATCCGCCGCTACTCGACCCAGCACACGGAATCGATCATCACGAACGATCTCGCGAACGCGGAGCGTTTCCTCGCCGAGGTCGACTCCGCGGTCGTGATGGTCAACGCCTCGACCCGGTTCACCGACGGAGGGGAGTTCGGCTTCGGCGCCGAGGTCGGCATCAGCACCCAGAAGCTGCACGCGCGGGGCCCGATGGGGCTCCCCGAGCTCACCAGCACCAAGTGGATCGTCCGCGGGTCCGGGCAGATCCGCCACTGA
- the nadD gene encoding nicotinate-nucleotide adenylyltransferase: MELREKIRPRIGVMGGTFDPIHHGHLVAASEVAQSFDLDEVVFVPTGQPWQKGDVTFAEHRYLMTVIATASNPRFTVSRVDIDRDGPTYTIDTLRDLHEQRPDAELFFITGADAIAQILSWRDVDELWKLAHFVAVSRPGHDLSISGLPKQDVSLLEVPALAISSTDCRSRVSRGFPVWYLVPDGVVQYISKHHLYRSVA, encoded by the coding sequence ATGGAGCTGCGGGAGAAGATCCGGCCCCGGATCGGGGTGATGGGCGGAACGTTCGACCCGATCCACCACGGCCACCTCGTCGCCGCCAGCGAGGTCGCCCAGTCGTTCGACCTCGACGAGGTCGTCTTCGTCCCGACGGGCCAGCCCTGGCAGAAGGGCGACGTCACGTTCGCCGAGCACCGCTACCTCATGACGGTGATCGCCACAGCGTCCAACCCCCGGTTCACCGTCAGCCGCGTCGACATCGACCGCGACGGCCCCACGTACACGATCGACACTTTGCGCGACCTGCACGAGCAGCGCCCCGACGCCGAGCTCTTCTTCATCACCGGTGCGGACGCCATCGCACAGATCCTCAGCTGGCGCGACGTCGACGAGCTCTGGAAGCTCGCCCACTTCGTAGCTGTGAGTCGGCCGGGACACGACTTGAGTATTTCTGGATTGCCGAAGCAGGACGTAAGCTTGTTGGAAGTTCCGGCCCTGGCGATCTCGTCGACCGATTGCCGGAGCCGGGTGAGCAGGGGATTCCCGGTCTGGTACCTCGTTCCCGACGGGGTGGTCCAGTACATCTCCAAACACCACTTGTATCGGAGCGTGGCATGA
- the rsfS gene encoding ribosome silencing factor: MTASPHAREILQIAAAAADSKGGLDLVALDVSGPLPLTDAFLLVTGHVERNVVAIASEVEDRLNEAGVKTLRREGKGEGRWVLLDFGDLVVHVFHEEDRMYYALERLWKDCPVLPIELPVHGAAE; encoded by the coding sequence GTGACCGCATCCCCGCACGCCCGGGAGATCCTGCAGATCGCCGCGGCCGCGGCCGACTCGAAGGGCGGACTCGACCTGGTCGCGCTCGACGTCTCCGGCCCGCTGCCGCTGACCGACGCGTTCCTCCTGGTGACCGGCCATGTCGAGCGGAACGTGGTGGCGATCGCATCCGAGGTGGAGGACCGCCTCAACGAGGCAGGCGTCAAGACCCTCCGCCGCGAGGGCAAGGGCGAAGGCCGCTGGGTCCTCCTCGACTTCGGCGACCTCGTCGTGCACGTGTTCCACGAGGAGGACCGCATGTACTACGCGCTCGAGCGACTCTGGAAGGACTGCCCGGTCCTCCCGATCGAGCTGCCGGTGCACGGCGCGGCGGAGTAG